A region of Anolis sagrei isolate rAnoSag1 chromosome 2, rAnoSag1.mat, whole genome shotgun sequence DNA encodes the following proteins:
- the RAD23B gene encoding UV excision repair protein RAD23 homolog B isoform X3: MVKALKEKIESEKGKDAFPVGGQKLIYAGKILNDDTALKEYKIDEKNFVVVMVTKPKAAAAPAPSPTTTQQSNDTTTTVSSSTIAASAPKPAPVPAPAPAPVSTPAADPPTSAAVTCEPAPVSSPVEEKVAEKPIETPAATSTSTDSTTGDLSRSNLFEDATSALVTGQSYENMVTEIMSMGYEREQVIAALRASFNNPDRAVEYLLMGIPGDRESQGMTDPPQAASTGASPSAVAAAAAAAVTTTTTTTTTSSTGGHPLEFLRNQPQFQQMRQIIQQNPSLLPALLQQIGRENPQLLQSSHAPQQISQHQEHFIQMLNEPVQESGQGGGGSGGGGGGGGGGGGGGVAAEAGSRHMNYIQVTPQEKEAIERLKALGFPEGLVIQAYFACEKNENLAANFLLQQNFDED, encoded by the exons ATG GTTAAGGCTTTGAAAGAGAAGATTGAATCGGAAAAGGGGAAAGATGCATTTCCAGTAGGAGGCCAAAAATTAATATACGCAG GTAAAATTCTTAATGATGATACTGCTCTGAAAGAATACAAAATTGATGAAAAGAACTTTGTTGTGGTTATGGTGACAAAG CCCAAAGCAGCAGCGGCTCCAGCTCCATCGCCAACTACAACTCAACAGTCAAATGATACCACTACTACTGTTAGTTCTTCTACGATAGCTGCATCAGCCCCCAAACCAGCACCTGTCCCAGCTCCTGCACCCGCACCGGTTTCAACACCTGCAGCAGATCCTCCAACGTCAGCTGCAGTGACTTGTGAACCAGCACCCGTGAGCTCTCCTGTAGAAGAGAAAGTAGCAGAGAAACCCATAGAGACACCAGCTGCCACCAGCACATCTACAGATAG TACAACAGGTGATCTATCACGATCAAATCTCTTTGAGGATGCTACAAGTGCACTTG TGACAGGTCAGTCCTATGAAAATATGGTGACTGAGATCATGTCAATGGGATATGAGAGAGAGCAAGTAATTGCTGCATTGAGAGCCAGCTTCAACAATCCAGATAGAGCAGTGGAGTATCTTTTAATG GGTATTCCTGGAGATAGAGAAAGCCAGGGCATGACTGACCCCCCTCAAGCAGCCAGCACTGGTGCTTCTCCctcagcagtagcagcagcagctgcaGCAGCAGTTACTACAACTaccacaactactactactagctcTACAGGAG GACACCCTCTTGAATTTTTACGAAACCAGCCTCAGTTCCAGCAAATGAGACAAATTATTCAGCAGAATCCATCTCTTCTGCCTGCATTACTACAACAAATAGGCCGAGAAAACCCTCAGTTACTGCA GTCCTCCCATGCACCACAGCAAATAAGCCAGCATCAAGAACATTTTATTCAGATGTTAAATGAGCCTGTTCAAGAGTCAGGCCAAGGGGGAGGTGGCAGCGGAGGCGgcggtggtggaggtggtggtggaggaggaggaggagtagcagCTGAAGCCGGAAGCCGCCACATGAACTATATTCAAGTAACGCCTCAGGAAAAAGAAGCTATAGAAAGG
- the RAD23B gene encoding UV excision repair protein RAD23 homolog B isoform X1: MQVTLKTLQQQTFKIDIDPEETVKALKEKIESEKGKDAFPVGGQKLIYAGKILNDDTALKEYKIDEKNFVVVMVTKPKAAAAPAPSPTTTQQSNDTTTTVSSSTIAASAPKPAPVPAPAPAPVSTPAADPPTSAAVTCEPAPVSSPVEEKVAEKPIETPAATSTSTDSTTGDLSRSNLFEDATSALVTGQSYENMVTEIMSMGYEREQVIAALRASFNNPDRAVEYLLMGIPGDRESQGMTDPPQAASTGASPSAVAAAAAAAVTTTTTTTTTSSTGGHPLEFLRNQPQFQQMRQIIQQNPSLLPALLQQIGRENPQLLQSSHAPQQISQHQEHFIQMLNEPVQESGQGGGGSGGGGGGGGGGGGGGVAAEAGSRHMNYIQVTPQEKEAIERLKALGFPEGLVIQAYFACEKNENLAANFLLQQNFDED; the protein is encoded by the exons ATGCAAGTCACGCTGAAGACGCTGCAGCAGCAGACCTTCAAGATAGACATCGACCCTGAGGAGACG GTTAAGGCTTTGAAAGAGAAGATTGAATCGGAAAAGGGGAAAGATGCATTTCCAGTAGGAGGCCAAAAATTAATATACGCAG GTAAAATTCTTAATGATGATACTGCTCTGAAAGAATACAAAATTGATGAAAAGAACTTTGTTGTGGTTATGGTGACAAAG CCCAAAGCAGCAGCGGCTCCAGCTCCATCGCCAACTACAACTCAACAGTCAAATGATACCACTACTACTGTTAGTTCTTCTACGATAGCTGCATCAGCCCCCAAACCAGCACCTGTCCCAGCTCCTGCACCCGCACCGGTTTCAACACCTGCAGCAGATCCTCCAACGTCAGCTGCAGTGACTTGTGAACCAGCACCCGTGAGCTCTCCTGTAGAAGAGAAAGTAGCAGAGAAACCCATAGAGACACCAGCTGCCACCAGCACATCTACAGATAG TACAACAGGTGATCTATCACGATCAAATCTCTTTGAGGATGCTACAAGTGCACTTG TGACAGGTCAGTCCTATGAAAATATGGTGACTGAGATCATGTCAATGGGATATGAGAGAGAGCAAGTAATTGCTGCATTGAGAGCCAGCTTCAACAATCCAGATAGAGCAGTGGAGTATCTTTTAATG GGTATTCCTGGAGATAGAGAAAGCCAGGGCATGACTGACCCCCCTCAAGCAGCCAGCACTGGTGCTTCTCCctcagcagtagcagcagcagctgcaGCAGCAGTTACTACAACTaccacaactactactactagctcTACAGGAG GACACCCTCTTGAATTTTTACGAAACCAGCCTCAGTTCCAGCAAATGAGACAAATTATTCAGCAGAATCCATCTCTTCTGCCTGCATTACTACAACAAATAGGCCGAGAAAACCCTCAGTTACTGCA GTCCTCCCATGCACCACAGCAAATAAGCCAGCATCAAGAACATTTTATTCAGATGTTAAATGAGCCTGTTCAAGAGTCAGGCCAAGGGGGAGGTGGCAGCGGAGGCGgcggtggtggaggtggtggtggaggaggaggaggagtagcagCTGAAGCCGGAAGCCGCCACATGAACTATATTCAAGTAACGCCTCAGGAAAAAGAAGCTATAGAAAGG
- the RAD23B gene encoding UV excision repair protein RAD23 homolog B isoform X2, which produces MQVTLKTLQQQTFKIDIDPEETVKALKEKIESEKGKDAFPVGGQKLIYAGKILNDDTALKEYKIDEKNFVVVMVTKPKAAAAPAPSPTTTQQSNDTTTTVSSSTIAASAPKPAPVPAPAPAPVSTPAADPPTSAAVTCEPAPVSSPVEEKVAEKPIETPAATSTSTDSTTGDLSRSNLFEDATSALVTGQSYENMVTEIMSMGYEREQVIAALRASFNNPDRAVEYLLMGIPGDRESQGMTDPPQAASTGASPSAVAAAAAAAVTTTTTTTTTSSTGGHPLEFLRNQPQFQQMRQIIQQNPSLLPALLQQIGRENPQLLQQISQHQEHFIQMLNEPVQESGQGGGGSGGGGGGGGGGGGGGVAAEAGSRHMNYIQVTPQEKEAIERLKALGFPEGLVIQAYFACEKNENLAANFLLQQNFDED; this is translated from the exons ATGCAAGTCACGCTGAAGACGCTGCAGCAGCAGACCTTCAAGATAGACATCGACCCTGAGGAGACG GTTAAGGCTTTGAAAGAGAAGATTGAATCGGAAAAGGGGAAAGATGCATTTCCAGTAGGAGGCCAAAAATTAATATACGCAG GTAAAATTCTTAATGATGATACTGCTCTGAAAGAATACAAAATTGATGAAAAGAACTTTGTTGTGGTTATGGTGACAAAG CCCAAAGCAGCAGCGGCTCCAGCTCCATCGCCAACTACAACTCAACAGTCAAATGATACCACTACTACTGTTAGTTCTTCTACGATAGCTGCATCAGCCCCCAAACCAGCACCTGTCCCAGCTCCTGCACCCGCACCGGTTTCAACACCTGCAGCAGATCCTCCAACGTCAGCTGCAGTGACTTGTGAACCAGCACCCGTGAGCTCTCCTGTAGAAGAGAAAGTAGCAGAGAAACCCATAGAGACACCAGCTGCCACCAGCACATCTACAGATAG TACAACAGGTGATCTATCACGATCAAATCTCTTTGAGGATGCTACAAGTGCACTTG TGACAGGTCAGTCCTATGAAAATATGGTGACTGAGATCATGTCAATGGGATATGAGAGAGAGCAAGTAATTGCTGCATTGAGAGCCAGCTTCAACAATCCAGATAGAGCAGTGGAGTATCTTTTAATG GGTATTCCTGGAGATAGAGAAAGCCAGGGCATGACTGACCCCCCTCAAGCAGCCAGCACTGGTGCTTCTCCctcagcagtagcagcagcagctgcaGCAGCAGTTACTACAACTaccacaactactactactagctcTACAGGAG GACACCCTCTTGAATTTTTACGAAACCAGCCTCAGTTCCAGCAAATGAGACAAATTATTCAGCAGAATCCATCTCTTCTGCCTGCATTACTACAACAAATAGGCCGAGAAAACCCTCAGTTACTGCAG CAAATAAGCCAGCATCAAGAACATTTTATTCAGATGTTAAATGAGCCTGTTCAAGAGTCAGGCCAAGGGGGAGGTGGCAGCGGAGGCGgcggtggtggaggtggtggtggaggaggaggaggagtagcagCTGAAGCCGGAAGCCGCCACATGAACTATATTCAAGTAACGCCTCAGGAAAAAGAAGCTATAGAAAGG